A part of Pseudoliparis swirei isolate HS2019 ecotype Mariana Trench chromosome 8, NWPU_hadal_v1, whole genome shotgun sequence genomic DNA contains:
- the LOC130198451 gene encoding zona pellucida sperm-binding protein 3-like: MNADFSGPAESTTFPLGSFIPIMASVAQETHQPLLLFLEECVAATTPELQPGSTLYPIIANEGCLVDSLVSRSKFEPRQKSSELRLSLQAFRFGLGEEVFIHCKLVAWDPNGQDNSKKACHYDNEHGWEQLDNSASRYLCACCDSDCKSRRGSVVWHKKLSLGH; the protein is encoded by the exons ATGAATG CTGACTTCTCCGGCCCCGCTGAATCCACCACCTTTCCTCTGGGCTCCTTTATCCCGATCATGGCTAGCGTGGCGCAGGAGACCCATCAGCCCTTGCTGCTGTTTCTTGAGGAATGCGTAGCGGCTACCACaccggagctgcagcctggaAGCACTTTGTACCCGATAATCGCCAATGAGGG ATGTCTTGTGGACAGTCTGGTATCGCGCTCCAAATTCGAACCAAGGCAAAAATCCTCTGAGCTCCGCCTTTCCCTTCAAGCCTTTAGGTTTGGTCTCGGCGAAGAG GTGTTTATCCACTGTAAACTTGTGGCTTGGGATCCCAACGGTCAGgacaacagcaagaaggcctgTCACTATGACAACGAgcatgg CTGGGAGCAGTTGGACAACTCTGCATCCCGCTATCTCTGTGCCTGCTGTGACTCTGACTGCAAGTCCAGGAGG GGAAGCGTGGTATGGCACAAAAAGCTGTCCTTGGGCCACTGA